GTTCCCTCCGGGCGACGACGGCTTCGTCGATGAAGACGAGGACGACGGCGACGGCGACGGCGACGACGGCGAGTAGCGCGAGCCGAGGGCGGAGGTCTCGTTCGAGCCTCCGCCCTCGGTGCTCCGTTCGCTACCTCTTCAGCACGACCCGCGTCGAGGTCGCGGTCGCCGACTCGACGGTCCACTTGCCGTCCACATCGACCAACGAGCCGGTGGCGGTCGCCTCGACCTTTTCTCCGTTCTCACCGTGCTCCTCCGGGGTTTCCCCAACGAAGGTGAGGACCACGAGGAAAGTGATCCGCCCGGGCCCGGCCCAGCGCGAGCGCTCGACCTCACCCTCGTCGAACTCGAACGGCGACGCGTTCGTCTCCATGAACGTGCCGCTGAGATCGCCGTCCATGACGAGTAGGTATCCGGCGATCTCCATCAGCATGTTTTCCACGATCTGTTCGGGCTTCATCGACATTTTCTTCTCCTTGGGGACCATCCCCATGGCCCTTTACAGAACCGGATCTGCTCGACCGGTCGCGGAGCCCAACTATTTTTGAATCCCGAGTAGTTTCGGGGGGTTAGGCGTGATTTTTTTTCGTCTGCGTCGGTGATTTGCGGCCTTCGCGCGTGCTGTGACGTATAGGGAGGACAGGAGGCCTGTAAGGGGTAGCGGGCTGGAGCAGCGAACCCGTGCGCCAGCACCCCGCACTCCAGGTAGCGGGCGAAATCCCGCTCCACGTACCTGGGCAGGCCGCGCCCCCCCGCTCGCCTCCGCCAGCAGCGTGACGAGGTTGTCCCTCACCGCCGCATACAACACCGTCCCCTCCGGCTGCCTCCGCCAGTGGGAACTACTCGGCCGGGGTAGTCGGCTCGGGCGCCGTGAAGTCGAGCTGGTCGAGGCCCTTGCGCATGTCCTCCACGTCGAGGTGGCCGTACACCTCCGTGGTGATGGCCGGGTCGGAGTGGCGGAGGATGTGCTGCACGGTGGCAAGCGGGACGCCTGCCTTGAGCAGCAGGGTAGCCGTGGTGTGCCGCAGGTCGTGGAATCGCAGCGGGCGAGGGAGCGCCCGTGGCCACAGCTTCATGCCGCAGTGGGGGCAGGGCTCGGGCACGCCGTGACTCCTCCTTGCCTTGTAGCCGCAGCCCTTGCGCCGACAGACGTGGTTGTAGCCCTCCACCAGCCCCGCGCGCCCCAGGGCCCGGCGTAGCACCTTGTGCAGGGCCACGTCCGGCCGGTGCTGCGTGCCATCTTGCCGAGGGAATAGAAGCTCCGAGGGGGACGCGGCCATGGCCTCGCGCAGATATGGCACCAGGCCCACCGCGATGGGCAGCAGGTCCTCCCGGTTGCCCTTCGTAGTGTCGCTCCCGTGGGAGCGGCCCACCCGGATGGTGCCCGTCTTGAGGTCCACGTCCGACTTGCGCAGCGCCAGCAACTCGCCTTTGCGCATCCCGGTGTAGACGGCCGTGGCGAACAGGGGCCGCCAGCGGAGCTCCAGGGCCGCGAGCATCAGCGGGACCTCCTCGGCCTTGAGGTACTGCGGGAGCTTCTTCGGCTGTTTGATGCGCGGGACGGTCTTGGCGGGGTTGAGGCCGGTGAAGAGACCGCGCCGGATCGCCAGCTCGAAGATGCGGTGGACGTGAGCACGCAGGTGGTTGAGCGACTTGGGGGCCAGCTCACCGGCCTTCGCGTTGAGCAGCGTTTCCAGCCGCGAGGGCGTAATGTCCTTGAGGGGTAGGGGGCCCAGCTCATCGCGCA
This is a stretch of genomic DNA from Archangium violaceum. It encodes these proteins:
- a CDS encoding tyrosine-type recombinase/integrase produces the protein MGSIYRKNDKWYVRFKDGHGRWRDTATQATTKTEAKSLLHDLEVQSDRQRRGLEPMPEHRKQVTFGEAMDVWKTEVGSRLRSTTIIGFAEKHLRDELGPLPLKDITPSRLETLLNAKAGELAPKSLNHLRAHVHRIFELAIRRGLFTGLNPAKTVPRIKQPKKLPQYLKAEEVPLMLAALELRWRPLFATAVYTGMRKGELLALRKSDVDLKTGTIRVGRSHGSDTTKGNREDLLPIAVGLVPYLREAMAASPSELLFPRQDGTQHRPDVALHKVLRRALGRAGLVEGYNHVCRRKGCGYKARRSHGVPEPCPHCGMKLWPRALPRPLRFHDLRHTTATLLLKAGVPLATVQHILRHSDPAITTEVYGHLDVEDMRKGLDQLDFTAPEPTTPAE